The following is a genomic window from Trueperaceae bacterium.
GTCTCATAGGGGGCTCGATCGGGTTGGGCACGAGGCAGCGGTTCCTCGCCGACAGGGTGATCGGCTACGACCGCGACCCCGGCGTGCTCGACGCCGCGCGCGGCCTTGGCGCCATCGACGAGGCGCAGCTCGCGCCCGGGCCCTGGCTCCGTCAGGCCGACCTCGTGGTGTTGGCCACGCCGGCGCGCACCATCGTCCCCCTGGGGCGCTCGCTGCTCCCGCACCTGGGCGAGCGCACGATCGTCACGGACGTGGGCAGCGTCAAGGCGCCGGTGGTCGAGGGGATGCGCGGCGCGCGCTTCGTGGGTGGCCACCCCATGGCCGGGAGCGAGCGCGGCGGCGTGCTCAACGCCGACGCTGCGCTACTGGAGAACGCCGTGTGGGTGCTGACGCCCGAGGCGGGTGTCACGGACCCCGCGGCGGCGGCGGCGGTCCTGGCGTACGTGGAGGCCCTCGGCGCGCGGCCCATCCAGGTGGAGCCGGAGCAGCACGACCGGCTGGTGGCGACGGTGAGCCACCTCCCCTACCTGGCGTCGGTGGCGCTCACGGCGCTGGTGGACGACGGCGAGGAGCGCGCCCTCAAGATGCTGCTGGCGGCGGGCGGTTTCCGCGACATCACGCGCGTGGCCAGCGGCGACCCCGTCATGAGTCGCGACATGGTCGCGGGCAACCGCGTGGCCGTGCGGGAGGCGCTGCACGCGTTCCGTGGCCAGCTCGAGCGCCTCGAGGAGCTGCTCGACGCGCCCGACGACCTGCTGGCGGCCGGCGAGGCGGCGAAGCGCACCCGCGACGGCATCCCCATCGTCAGGCGCAGCCTCCTGCCCGCCAGGCACGAGGTCGTTCTCGCCGTGCCCGACCGACCGGGCGAGCTGGCGCGCATCACGGCCGCGTTGGGTGACGCCAACGTGAACGTCAAGGACATCGAGGTGCTCGGCATCCGCGAGACGGGCGGCGCGCTGCGCATGGCGTTCGAGACAGCCGACGACCTGGTGCGGGGCGTG
Proteins encoded in this region:
- a CDS encoding prephenate dehydrogenase/arogenate dehydrogenase family protein translates to MRPRALFGTVVVAGVGLIGGSIGLGTRQRFLADRVIGYDRDPGVLDAARGLGAIDEAQLAPGPWLRQADLVVLATPARTIVPLGRSLLPHLGERTIVTDVGSVKAPVVEGMRGARFVGGHPMAGSERGGVLNADAALLENAVWVLTPEAGVTDPAAAAAVLAYVEALGARPIQVEPEQHDRLVATVSHLPYLASVALTALVDDGEERALKMLLAAGGFRDITRVASGDPVMSRDMVAGNRVAVREALHAFRGQLERLEELLDAPDDLLAAGEAAKRTRDGIPIVRRSLLPARHEVVLAVPDRPGELARITAALGDANVNVKDIEVLGIRETGGALRMAFETADDLVRGVAALRDAGYEARSRNGTH